A single window of Culicoides brevitarsis isolate CSIRO-B50_1 chromosome 3, AGI_CSIRO_Cbre_v1, whole genome shotgun sequence DNA harbors:
- the LOC134835213 gene encoding adenosine receptor A3-like encodes MSTTQSPLEKFIIGKVSIHNPEFDEMHDSFMALGIIMSIVIVLGNGLVLLLFYQERKSLKISHKYIISMAFCDLFMGLLSVPTQLYMMDNKVPASSKDCPWIMGVITALVQTSLTVLVASSIDRYWAVKFPHHYRIKAQNWIANCIIIVSWIVPCSYGVIHYFTAREATNKDFLCFMGQETYDPIMLRFLLYVIMPINLVIILVLYFLIHREVMKLFKQDDGESRCTRIWKIMFQKQDVQKKVGAMLIREVRTTFLLLLTVFLAFITFIPGTAIGYVMTFRPDLIEVKPLLICYLLLSVNSVFNPFIYAFNIRNVREAATRLGKRIVFCNQVPDENEIYSTSGTGVDSSQGKA; translated from the exons ATGTCAACGACACAATCCCCgttagaaaaattcataattggCAAAGTTTCGATTCACAATCCCGAATTCGATGAAATGCATGACTCTTTCATGGCATTGGGTATCATCATGTCCATCGTAATTGTTCTCGGGAATGGATTAGTGTTGCTCTTATTCTATCAGGAACGAAAATCGCTCAAAATCTCCCATAAGTACATCATTTCGATGGCATTTTGTGACTTATTCATGGGTTTGTTAAGTGTTCCCACGCAACTTTATATGATGGACAACAAAGTGCCGGCTAGTTCGAAGGATTGTCCCTGGATAATGGGCGTCATTACGGCGTTAGTGCAAACTTCGTTGACAGTTCTTGTGGCTTCCAGCATCGATCGTTACTGGGCTGTGAAGTTTCCGCATCATTATCGGATCAAGGCGCAGAATTGGATTGCGAATT gcATAATTATCGTTTCGTGGATAGTTCCATGCTCCTACGGCGTAATTCACTACTTTACAGCGCGAGAAGCCACAAACAAAGATTTCTTATGTTTCATGGGACAAGAAACTTACGATCCAATCATGCTAAGATTCCTCCTTTACGTCATCATGCCAATCAACTTAGTCATCATCCTTGTACTTTACTTCCTCATTCATCGTGAGGTCATGAAACTCTTTAAGCAAGACGATGGCGAAAGTCGCTGCACTCGCATTTGGAAGATTATGTTCCAAAAACAGGATGTTCAGAAAAAAGTTGGCGCCATGCTAATTCGGGAAGTACGAACTACCTTCTTACTTCTCTTAACAGTTTTTCTTGCCTTCATCACTTTCATTCCCGGAACTGCCATCGGATACGTCATGACTTTCCGCCCGGATCTGATCGAGGTGAAACCATTGCTTATCTGCTACTTGCTACTGTCCGTGAACTCGGTCTTCAATCCCTTTATCTACGCCTTCAACATCCGGAATGTCCGGGAAGCGGCAACCCGATTAGGGAAACGAATTGTCTTCTGCAACCAAGTGCCCGACGAAAACGAAATTTACTCCACATCTGGCACGGGAGTCGACTCGAGTCAAGGCAAGGCATGA